Below is a window of Halogeometricum rufum DNA.
CCGAAACAACGACTCGCGTCGACCTCGATCCGCGCATCGACACCTACCACTTCTACGAGCGGGAGTGGGAGGGATACGAACAGCTTATCGACGCCTTCGAGCACGACGTCCCCGACCAGTTCGACCTCGCCACCTACCTCTGTGACCGGTGGGCCGACGCTGACCCGAATCGGGTGGCGGTCCACGCCCTCGGCGCGGACGGAACAGAGACCAGATATACGTACGGCGACCTTCGCCGTGACGCAAACCGGCTCGCGAATCATCTGGCCGATGCCGGCATCGATGCCGGAGACCGGATCGCCGTCCATGGGGGTCAGAAGGTCGAATACCTCCTCGCCCACCTCGCCGCCTGGAAGCTCGGAGCGATCTCCGTGCCGCTCTCGCTGTTGTTCGGCCCCGACGGGTTGGAATATCGCCTCGCTGATAGCGGCGCTTCCGCCTTCGTCGTCGACGAGGCAGCCCTCCCGACTCTCCGGGCGGTCGAACCGGACCTCGACGAATTGGAGACGAAGGTCGTGGTCGGTGACGGCCCGACCGAGGGCAACGAGGCCGCCTTCCACGATGCGATTGCAGACCGCTCGACCGACGTCGAGACCGCCACGACAGACGCCGACGACCCCGCCGTCGTCATGTACACGAGCGGGACGACCGGCCCGCCGAAGGGGGTCGTCCACGCTCATCGGAGTGTGCTCGGGGTGCTCCCGGGCCAGATCCTGACCAGGTACAACATGGACGTCAGAGCCGGCGACACGCTCTACACTCCCGGCGAGTGGTCCTGGAGTGGACCACTTTTCGACGTTATCGTGTCCGGGCTCTACCTCGGCGTCCCAATCGTGGGGGACGCAGACCCGGGGTTCGACCCGGAGGAGATGCTCGCGCTGATCGACCGTTTCGACGTCTCTATCGTCGGTGCCCCGGCGACCGTCTGGCGGGCGCTGATGCAGGTACCGGAGGCGAGCGAACGCTACGACCTCGGGAGCCTCCGCGTCGTCTTCAACGGTGGGGAGGCGCTCGGCGGGTCGATCGTCGACTGGTTTCACGAGACGATCGGCGGCGTGGCCGTTCACGAGGTCTACGGACAGACCGAGACCGCCGCGGCGGGTGCAGGCGACTGTGAGGCGCTCGGCATCGACCACCGCGATGGGCACATGGGCAAACCCGTCCCCGGTCTGGAGATCGAGGTACTAGACGTCGACGACGCCGATCCGCTCGGGACCGGGGAGGTCGGCGAACTCGCCGTTCGCTACGAGGGTAATCCGGTTTGCTTCCTCGAGTTCTGGAACGCTCCCGAGAAGACTGCTCGGCGTCTCGACGATGGCTGGCTACGGACCGAGG
It encodes the following:
- a CDS encoding acyl-CoA synthetase — its product is MAETTTRVDLDPRIDTYHFYEREWEGYEQLIDAFEHDVPDQFDLATYLCDRWADADPNRVAVHALGADGTETRYTYGDLRRDANRLANHLADAGIDAGDRIAVHGGQKVEYLLAHLAAWKLGAISVPLSLLFGPDGLEYRLADSGASAFVVDEAALPTLRAVEPDLDELETKVVVGDGPTEGNEAAFHDAIADRSTDVETATTDADDPAVVMYTSGTTGPPKGVVHAHRSVLGVLPGQILTRYNMDVRAGDTLYTPGEWSWSGPLFDVIVSGLYLGVPIVGDADPGFDPEEMLALIDRFDVSIVGAPATVWRALMQVPEASERYDLGSLRVVFNGGEALGGSIVDWFHETIGGVAVHEVYGQTETAAAGAGDCEALGIDHRDGHMGKPVPGLEIEVLDVDDADPLGTGEVGELAVRYEGNPVCFLEFWNAPEKTARRLDDGWLRTEDLGSKTDDGYVSFHSRKDDVINSSGYRIGPAEIEECLAGHDAVADAGVIGVPDEMRGEVPKAFVVLAEGNEATDELSETLRGHVESRLAKYERPRELEFVSELPTTTTGKVRRHDLRVREGLVEVE